One Littorina saxatilis isolate snail1 linkage group LG12, US_GU_Lsax_2.0, whole genome shotgun sequence genomic region harbors:
- the LOC138981959 gene encoding S-adenosylmethionine-dependent methyltransferase Rv2258c-like isoform X1, translating into MTDERLNHVTRFVVRQSQGQRTDMSSYEELTRDVYTWGSVSLALAMAHETGITPILCQAQGPLSSHQLAQQGKLKERYVREVVNALAVAGLVQLEEWTGGEDGVEARYLVPDTHRHALKAAGTFCGLVSTCARQFSGVKECFDVDGPSCVRYENSMFNALDELGVLRANNITTAILKTPGIKQLLDDGIEVAEVGCGTGRLAHHLAAMFPKSHFTVTDVVEQPLQLARQRAEGERLTNMTFHLLDVCKVPYAWTEKFDWMFAFDVIHDLPYPLEAIKGVFKALKPGGHFSMVDELVSSFVAENKNNMAAARLYALGTFLCIPESYQQPDSEALGPCWGEEKARDLLGKAGFHVLGLTRSGTEDMGPMAVCMCQKTC; encoded by the exons ATGACTGATGAGCGACTCAATCACGTAACGAGATTTGTGGTTC GTCAGAGCCAAGGACAACGGACAGATATGTCATCGTACGAAGAGTTGACACGTGACGTGTACACTTGGGGCAGTGTGTCTCTAGCCCTGGCCATGGCCCACGAGACAGGCATCACTCCCATCCTGTGCCAGGCCCAGGGGCCTCTCTCCTCGCACCAGCTGGCACAGCAAGGCAAACTCAAAGAACG CTATGTGCGCGAAGTGGTGAACGCGCTGGCAGTGGCCGGCCTGGTCCAGCTGGAGGAGTGGACGGGGGGCGAGGACGGGGTGGAGGCTCGCTACCTGgtgccagacacacacagacacgcccTGAAGGCTGCAGGAACCTTCTGTGGTCTTGTGTCCACGTGTGCCAGACAGTTTTCTGGCGTCAAAGAATGCTTTGATGTTGACGGTCCTAGCT GTGTGCGCTACGAAAACAGTATGTTCAATGCCCTGGATGAGCTGGGTGTTTTGCGCGCCAACAACATCACCACGGCTATCCTGAAAACACCTGGAATCAAACAACTCCTCG ATGACGGTATCGAGGTAGCAGAAGTTGGCTGCGGAACAGGCAGACTGGCGCACCACCTGGCGGCCATGTTCCCCAAGTCCCACTTCACCGTCACAGACGTGGTGGAACAACCCCTCCAGCTCGCCCGCCAACGAGCAGAGGGTGAAAGACTCACCAACATGACCTTTCACCTCCTCGACGTCTGCAAAGTGCCTTACGCGTGGACGGAGAAATTTGATTGGATGTTTGCATTTGACGTCATCCACGACCTTCCGTATCCTCTAGAAGCCATCAAAGGGGTTTTCAAAGCCTTGAAACCAGGAGGTCACTTCTCCATGGTCGATGAGCTTGTTTCCAGTTTTGTTgctgaaaataaaaacaatatggcCGCTGCACGTCTGTATGCTCTGGGCACGTTCTTGTGCATTCCCGAGAGCTACCAGCAGCCCGACTCGGAAGCTCTGGGCCCGTGCTGGGGAGAGGAGAAGGCTCGTGATCTGTTGGGCAAGGCCGGGTTTCACGTGTTGGGGTTAACTAGGTCAGGGACAGAAGACATGGGACCTATGGCGGTCTGCATGTGCCAAAAAACCTGTTAA
- the LOC138981965 gene encoding S-adenosylmethionine-dependent methyltransferase Rv2258c-like, translated as MKPTKRPRRHSQQLQLQRRGSPADMASYEDLTTNVYTWGSVSLALAMAHETGITPILCQAQGPLSSHQLAQQGKLKERYVREVVNALAVAGLVQLEEGTGGKDGVEARYLVPDTHRHALKAAGISCCAVSECARQFSAVKECFDIDGPSCVRYQSGVFNLMEEWGTMGLDNMTTAVFKTPGLKESLEKGIQAAEVGCGTGRLVRHLAAMFPKSHFTVTDVVEQPLQLARQRAEGEGLTNMTFQLIDVCKVPDEWTEKFDWLLSQDVIHDLPHPLEAMKGVFKALKPGGHFSMVDQLVSSFVAENMKTKSTAALYALGTFMCIPESYQQPDSEALGPCWGEEKARDLLGKAGFHVLGLTRSGTKDLGTSAICMCQKPN; from the exons ATGAAACCGACAAAAAGGCCGAGGAGACACAGCCAGCAACTCCAACTGCAGAGAAG AGGATCGCCAGCAGATATGGCATCGTACGAAGATCTGACAACGAACGTGTACACGTGGGGCAGTGTGTCTCTAGCCCTGGCCATGGCCCACGAGACAGGCATCACTCCCATCCTGTGCCAGGCCCAGGGGCCTCTCTCCTCGCACCAGCTGGCACAGCAAGGCAAACTCAAAGAACG CTACGTGCGCGAGGTTGTGAACGCTCTGGCAGTGGCGGGGCTGGTCCAGCTGGAGGAGGGGACGGGGGGCAAGGACGGGGTGGAGGCTCGCTACCTGGTGCcggacacacacaggcacgcccTGAAGGCTGCAGGAATCTCCTGTTGCGCCGTCTCTGAATGCGCCAGACAGTTCTCGGCTGTCAAGGAGTGTTTTGACATTGACGGACCCAGTT GTGTCCGCTACCAATCAGGCGTCTTTAACCTTATGGAGGAATGGGGGACGATGGGTCTTGACAACATGACTACGGCCGTCTTCAAAACTCCAGGCCTGAAAGAGAGCCTTG AGAAAGGAATCCAGGCCGCAGAAGTTGGCTGCGGAACAGGTAGACTGGTACGACACCTGGCGGCCATGTTCCCCAAGTCCCACTTCACCGTCACAGACGTGGTGGAACAACCCCTCCAGCTCGCCCGCCAACGAGCAGAGGGTGAAGGACTCACCAACATGACCTTTCAACTCATCGACGTATGCAAAGTGCCCGACGAGTGGACGGAGAAATTTGATTGGTTGCTTTCTCAGGACGTTATTCACGATCTACCGCATCCACTAGAAGCTATGAAAGGGGTTTTCAAAGCCTTGAAACCAGGAGGTCACTTCTCCATGGTCGATCAGCTCGTTTCCAGTTTTGTAGCCGAAAATATGAAAACCAAAAGCACGGCAGCCCTGTATGCTTTGGGCACGTTCATGTGCATTCCCGAGAGCTACCAGCAGCCCGACTCAGAAGCTCTGGGCCCTTGCTGGGGAGAGGAGAAGGCTCGTGATCTGTTGGGCAAGGCCGGGTTTCACGTGTTGGGTTTAACTAGGTCAGGCACAAAAGATTTGGGAACCTCGGCGATCTGCATGTGCCAAAAGCCGAACTGA
- the LOC138981959 gene encoding S-adenosylmethionine-dependent methyltransferase Rv2258c-like isoform X2 yields MSSYEELTRDVYTWGSVSLALAMAHETGITPILCQAQGPLSSHQLAQQGKLKERYVREVVNALAVAGLVQLEEWTGGEDGVEARYLVPDTHRHALKAAGTFCGLVSTCARQFSGVKECFDVDGPSCVRYENSMFNALDELGVLRANNITTAILKTPGIKQLLDDGIEVAEVGCGTGRLAHHLAAMFPKSHFTVTDVVEQPLQLARQRAEGERLTNMTFHLLDVCKVPYAWTEKFDWMFAFDVIHDLPYPLEAIKGVFKALKPGGHFSMVDELVSSFVAENKNNMAAARLYALGTFLCIPESYQQPDSEALGPCWGEEKARDLLGKAGFHVLGLTRSGTEDMGPMAVCMCQKTC; encoded by the exons ATGTCATCGTACGAAGAGTTGACACGTGACGTGTACACTTGGGGCAGTGTGTCTCTAGCCCTGGCCATGGCCCACGAGACAGGCATCACTCCCATCCTGTGCCAGGCCCAGGGGCCTCTCTCCTCGCACCAGCTGGCACAGCAAGGCAAACTCAAAGAACG CTATGTGCGCGAAGTGGTGAACGCGCTGGCAGTGGCCGGCCTGGTCCAGCTGGAGGAGTGGACGGGGGGCGAGGACGGGGTGGAGGCTCGCTACCTGgtgccagacacacacagacacgcccTGAAGGCTGCAGGAACCTTCTGTGGTCTTGTGTCCACGTGTGCCAGACAGTTTTCTGGCGTCAAAGAATGCTTTGATGTTGACGGTCCTAGCT GTGTGCGCTACGAAAACAGTATGTTCAATGCCCTGGATGAGCTGGGTGTTTTGCGCGCCAACAACATCACCACGGCTATCCTGAAAACACCTGGAATCAAACAACTCCTCG ATGACGGTATCGAGGTAGCAGAAGTTGGCTGCGGAACAGGCAGACTGGCGCACCACCTGGCGGCCATGTTCCCCAAGTCCCACTTCACCGTCACAGACGTGGTGGAACAACCCCTCCAGCTCGCCCGCCAACGAGCAGAGGGTGAAAGACTCACCAACATGACCTTTCACCTCCTCGACGTCTGCAAAGTGCCTTACGCGTGGACGGAGAAATTTGATTGGATGTTTGCATTTGACGTCATCCACGACCTTCCGTATCCTCTAGAAGCCATCAAAGGGGTTTTCAAAGCCTTGAAACCAGGAGGTCACTTCTCCATGGTCGATGAGCTTGTTTCCAGTTTTGTTgctgaaaataaaaacaatatggcCGCTGCACGTCTGTATGCTCTGGGCACGTTCTTGTGCATTCCCGAGAGCTACCAGCAGCCCGACTCGGAAGCTCTGGGCCCGTGCTGGGGAGAGGAGAAGGCTCGTGATCTGTTGGGCAAGGCCGGGTTTCACGTGTTGGGGTTAACTAGGTCAGGGACAGAAGACATGGGACCTATGGCGGTCTGCATGTGCCAAAAAACCTGTTAA